The nucleotide window AGAGTTAGACAGAGGGTTCCTATTTCCATCTGAGTCCCCTCAAAGATGGATTAATGCCCCAAAACTGTACCCTATACCTTCTTGTAGACTTAATGAAGAGCAGATGCGTGCAGTTGAGATGATCCTTGGCTGCAAAGGAGGACCACCTTATGTGATTCATGGACCTCCTGGCACAGGCAAGACAATGACAATAGTGGAAGCAATCCTCCAACTCTACAAAAGTCAAGCAAAAGCTCGAGTTCTTGTTTGTGCACCTTCAAATAGTGCAGCAGACCACATCCTCGAGAAACTCCTCAATGAAAAGGCTGACGTAGTAGTTAAAGAACATGAAATATTCAGGCTTAATGCACCTACCCGTCCTTATGAAGATATCAAGCCTGATTATATTAAATTTTGCTCCTTCGAGGACAATATCTTCAACTGTCCTCCACCCAAAGCCCTCAGGCGCTATAGGATCATCATATCAACCTATATGAGTGCCGCTCTTCTTTATGCAGAAGGTATCGAAAAAGGCCACTTCTCTCATATTTTCTTGGATGAGGCAGGACAAGCTTCAGAACCAGAAACCATGATCCCAGTAGCTAGTCTGCATGAGAGGAATACAGTTGTTGTTCTTGCTGGAGACCCTATGCAATTAGGGCCGATCATAAACTCCAAGAAAGCAGAAGATTACTATTTGGGGATATCATACTTGGAGAGGATGTTCGACTGTGAATTTTATAGAAATGAAGATTACAGTTACGTGACAAAGTTGGTTAGAAATTACAGATGTCACCCAGACATTTTGCATCTCCCCAATGAGTTATTCTATGGAGGAGAGTTGATTGCTTGTAAAGATGACTCAGTTTCCATCATTACAAGGCTGGACTTTCTTCCGAATAAGGACTTCCCCGTGGTTTTCTTTGGCATTCAAGGTTGTGATGAGAGGGAGGGAAACAATCCATCATGGTTTAACCGGACTGAAGCTAGTAAGGTAGTGGAGGTCACTAAGAGATTGACTGCAGGAAAGAACCTGAGTGAAGAAGATATTGGGGTTATAACTCCTTACCGACAGCAAGTGCTCAAAGTGAAGAAAGCTTTTGAAGATTTGGACATGCCTGACATCAAGGTTGGAAGTGTCGAGCAGTTTCAGGGACAGGAGAGGGAAGTTATCATAATATCAACTGTGCGATCAACAATCAAGCACAATGAATTTGACAGAACATACTGTTTGGGATTTCTGAGCAATCCAAAACGGTTTAATGTGGCTATTACTCGTGCCAAATCTTTGCTGATTATAATTGGGAACCCACATATTATCAGCAAGGTATTGCCTTTTTCCTTACTGGTTGCACGCAACACTATCTTTGATCAAATAAGGTTTACTTTATAAATCTGTGCAATCCTATTTACTTAACATGCGTTGTTTGGTTTTGGAAGGATCCCAACTGGAATAAGCTTCTGTGGCGCTGTGTAGACAACAATTCCTATCAGGGTTGTAATCTCCCTGTCAGGCAGGAGGAATTTTCTTATGAGAACCCAACACAGGAAGATAACTGGGACAACAGTGAAGAAAACGCTCAGTTCTCTAGAACTGATTCATGGGTTCAAGGATCGTGGGATGCAGAAGCTCCGCAACCTATCCAGAACGGAGATGGAGCTGAACAGTGGCTGGAAACAGAAGTTCCTCAGCCTGTCGTTGATGAATCTGAATGGTCTGATGGCTGGAAGTAAACGCTGAGTTTCTAGCTGGAActgtattttcttcttttcggGTGAAGCATCAACTTATGGCTATAGATGTAGCCGAGTGTCTAAGTGGGATTCGTATAGATAATCCCAAGGACTTCATGACAGTTGATTTGCTAATGTATTGCTGATGAAGTTACATATGTTTGCCATAAAGATTGTTCTCCTATTACTACAGAGAAATGAGTGTGGATTTCACTTGATGATATGCTATATTGAGTTGGGATTGATACGTCTTCTCAGAAAACAAAAAGACTTCTAACAGAGTACAATTATCACAGATTCATctcaaaatcaatatacaaatGAAACTCATGAATGCCAATCTAACATAGTAAACACAAGCATGCTTGATTACCATCTCAATCTACCACCAAGAGAGAAAAACCTAACCCAGTTGAAGTTCTATGATCAGATGAGTATGAAAATCGATATGGCAGGTAGAAACCAGGAAGTATTGTTCTTGAAAATTCGTTTCATGGCCGCTGCCGACGACGACACTCTTGCTGGTTCTACTGCTGAGCTCGGTGGAGTTGAGAAGCTTGGTTTTGTGCTTGACTTGTTAGTTGGTTTTGGCGAAGGAGATGAAGCAGTTTCATAACCTGAAACTTAATTAACCCAAACTCAAATTAAAGGCTTCCCTAATCTGCGATTAAGGTAAAATAATCAAGATAATGATGAAGTGAGTGAGACTAGTACCAGAAGGAGGAGGACCTGAAATCACCGAAATCGTGGTGTTGCGGAGAGGAGGGAGTTCCGGCGACTCTGTATAACAAATTGGATCCAAGAAATcataatcaattttcataattacaGATTTGATTTGAGAAATCAAAGATTGGGGGAAAAGAAAGTGatgaagaaaatcaagaacctGAGCAGAGAGACTGAAGAGAAGTAGAAGCAGCAGTGGAGTTCCGGCGACGgcaaaaggaagagagagagaggacgcgAGCGACGGTCACCGGAAAGCCGAGCATCGGAGGATCCTGGACCAGGTAGCACAGGCAAACGGCGCGGCCGGACTCCCCCGAAGACGAGAACGCGTCGCAGCACTTGGAGGCCGGCAAGTCGGAGAGGTTGTTTGGCGGCGACGCCACGTAAGACAGGCACGGCGAGAACCGGACGAGCTCGTCGGCGCAAGCAGACGGCGGCGATTCTTTTGCTGACTTTGCGGCGCCGAGAGTAACGAACAAGGAGGCGAGGAGGAGGACGGCCATGAGAGACGAGGAGCGCAAAgaggtggcggtggcggtggtgCTCATGATCGGAaggcgaagagagagagagagagagagagagagagaaatggcgGGAAACGAAGTTTTGTTGTCTCTGAAATGCCCTTCTGGTTTCTATGATTTACGTTCTTATACAATTAGTTAGGGGAGTGGAAGAAGGCGGTGCTCACCGTTTGGCTAGTTaaatattatagaataatagaaattAGCAAAATGGTTTTAGGGCTTAtcacttttgagttttgaattttgtttgtCCCCTGTGATTCGTAATTTTGTAAAATAAATTGCTAGAATTAATGCTTCGTGTGGATCGTTTAAACATGATAAGGTATTATATAGGCCATAAATATGATCGCTTTAGAAAACTGTGTAAGCTGAAAATGCGATAAAAAAGTAGTCAGTTACATTTATTTGATTTCGAAAAATTTAAAGGTTATTAAATGAACAAGACATTCACGTAACCAGATCAGCAAACTTTAAATCTAAACAAAAGTAACAACTCacatgaatgaatcaaaatGCAAATTAATCATGGAAGTTGATGAGGAAAGTATACAACAACTAAACAATGTTACTAGTAATAAGCATCTACTTCCTTATATAACATGTTTCCTGGCACAAGAAACACTATGCTTTCATCAACACACAAGAGgaggttttatttgttttttcttaGGGTTGGGGGGTTACATATCAAATAACAATAGGATTGAGAGATGCATACGCAAGGAACTCCTTATTGGTTTCAATTacagccatgtcatcttctttTAAACTCAAGAATGCTTCTATGCCTTCACCATCTTTTGTATCAATCAATAAAATTAGATTCTTGATTGGGACACCTGGAATAGTGACCCACGATGGCTTTCCCCATCCAAAATTGGCTTCATAGAAGCCAAACCTGCACCAACTGGTACAAGTATAGTTATCTATATCATTCTTACCCATTAAATCTTCATGCTCTTTGAAATGTTGGTAGATATCATCTTCACTAACTCCATTATCATATTTCACTTTAAATTTCTCAATGCCTTCCCGTAGTATAGCAACCAAGCTTTGAAGAGTTGCATCACTTTCTTGTGCCTTTGCTGCAGAGACATATCCTAAAAGATTTCCCATTAAAGTGGGATACCCCAATACTTTCCGCATATTTGCTGCTAGAAATAGCATGGCTGGCATTGTAAAACCCAAGTTTGATCTTGATGCATCCATTGCACATTTCCAAATAAACGCTGACACTACTTCAACACGAGTTGGATTTGGAACGATGACACTGACGGCTTTTGACTTGAGACGTAGAATATTTGAGGCATCAAAAACAAATCTCCTTTTTGCACAATCTCCATAAACATATTCCCCAGAAGTTTGCAATGACTTGATGAATAAATCTTGTGGTGGGTAAACAGATGCTGCAACACCAAATTCTATAATTGGAAAAGCCACTACATCAGTGCCAAGGCTCATTGTTGCCCAGCTACAGATGAATGTTCCGAGTGTGAAGGCGTCCGCGATCTTATGTGAAATGCTAACCCCAATTGCAAGTCCACCACATTCAAAGAAGTTGGCTTGGACTAGTAGGAGATAGCCTGTGCTTTCAAATGTTGATTCTATGCCATTTGGAAGTAATTGATTTAGCATCCCATCATGGGGCTTTTCCAAAACCTTTGATATGGGACAGTTGACATGGGTTTGGATAAATGCCGCACCATGGTCATTACAACAGATtgaaagaatgttgttgtggcAAAATATTTTTCCTGCAAAGGGATAGAAGCGGCTAAGGGCTTCAGCTAATGAAGTTTTCAGAAGCTTGGATCTTTCGGTAATCAATGAATAGTGGTGATCAACCGTGTTTCCCTTGTGATTAGTAGTACTATTGTTGGGATAGAAGAGAAGTATGGGGACATATAAGTCTGGTACAAACTGATCAAAAACAGAGAGGTTGGAAGTTGTAAGATGGTGAGGAGTAGGAGATGATGGTGTAATTGTTTCCTTGTCGATCACTTCAACCATCATTTCTGAACACATTTTTCTCCACACATATGAGTTTCATAATGAAACATTTATCTATATAAAGACATATGATGGTGCAATGGAAGTCAACTTCTCTCATCTCCTGTATGCAATTTTTGACAATTAAAACTTTTGGaactaaaatttaaatttagATGAAAGaactagagaaaaaaaaaaggaaaagaaaaaaaaatgctcttGATGAATACTAAATGAACCCAAATAAACTAGCTTGAGAAAAACAAGATATAGTAAAAAGCAAAGAGTAGAGAATTAAataactctttttttcttttgttatgggAAGACattaagaatttctttttagggaAATGAATATTCATATATTCTAACGACTTCAAAGAGTCACCAGCGGGATATTACATACGCCAAAGCCTCGCGATTTGAAAGAAATACTCTTTGCCTTTTCGGCCTAACTGGGAAGAAAATTCCTAACTAATAACGCTCATTAAAGAAATTCCATGCGCACTTTATTcctaaactaaaaaacaaaggTAAAGTCAAACTATGCCTAAGAACGCAACTCACATGAGACACGATAATCACCCGCAACTCACAAGAGACACAGTAATTATTGTACGAAACTGGAAGAatttttttacttcttttgGCCTACTCACTTGAATtatttatatttccttttaaatagaacattctttttatttcatTG belongs to Rosa chinensis cultivar Old Blush chromosome 4, RchiOBHm-V2, whole genome shotgun sequence and includes:
- the LOC112199301 gene encoding BAHD acyltransferase At5g47980, with product MCSEMMVEVIDKETITPSSPTPHHLTTSNLSVFDQFVPDLYVPILLFYPNNSTTNHKGNTVDHHYSLITERSKLLKTSLAEALSRFYPFAGKIFCHNNILSICCNDHGAAFIQTHVNCPISKVLEKPHDGMLNQLLPNGIESTFESTGYLLLVQANFFECGGLAIGVSISHKIADAFTLGTFICSWATMSLGTDVVAFPIIEFGVAASVYPPQDLFIKSLQTSGEYVYGDCAKRRFVFDASNILRLKSKAVSVIVPNPTRVEVVSAFIWKCAMDASRSNLGFTMPAMLFLAANMRKVLGYPTLMGNLLGYVSAAKAQESDATLQSLVAILREGIEKFKVKYDNGVSEDDIYQHFKEHEDLMGKNDIDNYTCTSWCRFGFYEANFGWGKPSWVTIPGVPIKNLILLIDTKDGEGIEAFLSLKEDDMAVIETNKEFLAYASLNPIVI
- the LOC112197703 gene encoding probable RNA helicase SDE3, coding for MSTIGGKWDDDECSVIGDKGDIGFIDFKDDKSVCSYNPAEEGPIVISVPFPLVGGKQGQKPRSVVVGETVSDQITIENTTRKPVELWGVKIYASTPEDSFTLSLMEPPKKDSGVEAIRSFLESASLEDRVLQPGDTLTVWLSCKPNEIGMHTSVVQFDFEDNQIERAVFLLADDKISQSLASTRPFERRTKKKPIVVDSYHVAVSPSRKTKRLPYKNRLPRYDIPKELRDYLLSGHDPECVTEGLKRRNYADHFKTLLMMEEIQLEESMRSYDMEYVSLRRRGYHYLSLEVPGLAERRPSLVQGDHVFAKLSEYADDTTLNPYQGFIHHVEADEVYLKFAQDFHSDHRDGNLYNVQFTYNRVSMRRLYQATDAAAELDRGFLFPSESPQRWINAPKLYPIPSCRLNEEQMRAVEMILGCKGGPPYVIHGPPGTGKTMTIVEAILQLYKSQAKARVLVCAPSNSAADHILEKLLNEKADVVVKEHEIFRLNAPTRPYEDIKPDYIKFCSFEDNIFNCPPPKALRRYRIIISTYMSAALLYAEGIEKGHFSHIFLDEAGQASEPETMIPVASLHERNTVVVLAGDPMQLGPIINSKKAEDYYLGISYLERMFDCEFYRNEDYSYVTKLVRNYRCHPDILHLPNELFYGGELIACKDDSVSIITRLDFLPNKDFPVVFFGIQGCDEREGNNPSWFNRTEASKVVEVTKRLTAGKNLSEEDIGVITPYRQQVLKVKKAFEDLDMPDIKVGSVEQFQGQEREVIIISTVRSTIKHNEFDRTYCLGFLSNPKRFNVAITRAKSLLIIIGNPHIISKDPNWNKLLWRCVDNNSYQGCNLPVRQEEFSYENPTQEDNWDNSEENAQFSRTDSWVQGSWDAEAPQPIQNGDGAEQWLETEVPQPVVDESEWSDGWK
- the LOC112197704 gene encoding non-specific lipid transfer protein GPI-anchored 25, encoding MSTTATATSLRSSSLMAVLLLASLFVTLGAAKSAKESPPSACADELVRFSPCLSYVASPPNNLSDLPASKCCDAFSSSGESGRAVCLCYLVQDPPMLGFPVTVARVLSLSSFCRRRNSTAASTSLQSLCSESPELPPLRNTTISVISGPPPSVSGYETASSPSPKPTNKSSTKPSFSTPPSSAVEPARVSSSAAAMKRIFKNNTSWFLPAISIFILI